One segment of Micromonospora parathelypteridis DNA contains the following:
- a CDS encoding GlxA family transcriptional regulator gives MTRVVFLLVPQLHLLDLAGPAQVFSSAADLGYDYQLHYVAEREQVPTVQGVPLVAELQWPELAPDDLVIVPGWRPAAHGPEGPVSPGDLRRLAEHHAAGGTVASVCAGAYALGRAGLLDGRRCTTHHEVQDDLARRHPAARVTRDVLYVVDDRVVTSAGIASGIDVALHLVATRHGPAIAAKIAHTLVVYARRNGHEQQASAMMRHRSHLSDSVHRVQDLIDSRYAEPLPLADLAAAGGVAERTLTRLFRATTGLTPLGYQQLLRVERAEHLIGHGTTVEAAARTVGFTDARMLRRLRARSTGSAPALSGSSRPGSGTPPAASRAA, from the coding sequence ATGACCCGGGTCGTCTTTCTGCTGGTCCCGCAACTGCACCTGCTGGACCTCGCCGGGCCGGCCCAGGTCTTCTCCAGTGCCGCCGACCTCGGCTACGACTATCAGCTGCACTACGTCGCCGAGCGGGAGCAGGTGCCCACGGTGCAGGGCGTACCGCTGGTCGCCGAACTCCAGTGGCCCGAGTTGGCCCCGGACGACCTGGTGATCGTGCCCGGTTGGCGGCCGGCGGCGCACGGGCCGGAGGGGCCCGTGTCGCCCGGCGACCTGCGGCGGCTGGCCGAGCACCACGCGGCCGGCGGCACGGTGGCCAGCGTCTGCGCCGGGGCGTACGCCCTCGGGCGGGCCGGGCTGCTCGACGGCCGCCGCTGCACCACCCACCACGAGGTGCAGGACGACCTGGCCCGCCGTCACCCGGCGGCCCGGGTCACCCGTGACGTGCTGTACGTGGTCGACGACCGGGTGGTCACCTCGGCCGGCATCGCCAGTGGCATCGACGTGGCGCTGCACCTGGTGGCCACCCGGCACGGCCCGGCGATCGCCGCGAAGATCGCCCACACGCTTGTCGTCTACGCCCGCCGCAACGGGCACGAGCAGCAGGCCAGCGCGATGATGCGGCACCGCTCCCACCTGTCGGACTCCGTGCACCGGGTGCAGGACCTGATCGACAGCCGGTACGCGGAGCCACTGCCACTGGCCGATCTGGCCGCCGCCGGCGGCGTGGCCGAACGGACGCTGACCCGGCTGTTCCGCGCGACCACCGGGCTCACCCCGCTCGGTTACCAGCAACTGCTGCGGGTGGAGCGTGCCGAGCACCTGATCGGGCACGGCACGACCGTGGAAGCCGCCGCGCGAACTGTCGGTTTCACCGATGCCCGGATGCTGCGCCGCCTGCGAGCCCGTTCCACGGGGTCGGCTCCGGCCCTGAGCGGTAGTAGTCGTCCCGGGAGTGGAACTCCACCGGCAGCGAGCCGGGCAGCGTGA
- a CDS encoding isochorismatase family protein, whose protein sequence is MSRAALVVIDVQESFRQRPIWAYGSNPDMVGQVQRLVAAARERGDLVVWVLHSEPGTGGLFDPALGHVRLIEGLVPAEGEPTLVKTAHNAFTTTNLQQQLTQAGILDITVCGIRTEQCVETTTRVGSDLGYRMTFVTDATLTFPIPHWDVPETATVEEILADPRTLTNEEIVTRTEYALAGRFATIRTVDEVTGAILAGTRS, encoded by the coding sequence ATGAGCAGAGCAGCACTCGTCGTGATCGACGTTCAGGAATCCTTCCGTCAGCGCCCGATCTGGGCGTACGGTTCCAACCCCGACATGGTCGGTCAGGTCCAACGGCTGGTCGCCGCCGCCCGGGAGCGCGGCGACCTGGTGGTCTGGGTCCTGCACTCCGAGCCCGGCACGGGCGGATTGTTCGACCCCGCACTCGGGCACGTGCGGCTGATCGAGGGGCTGGTGCCGGCCGAGGGCGAGCCGACGCTGGTCAAGACCGCGCACAACGCGTTCACCACCACGAATCTCCAGCAGCAGCTCACCCAGGCCGGCATCCTCGACATCACCGTCTGCGGCATCCGCACCGAGCAGTGCGTGGAGACCACGACCCGGGTCGGCTCGGACCTCGGCTACCGGATGACCTTCGTCACCGACGCCACGCTGACCTTCCCCATCCCGCACTGGGACGTGCCGGAGACCGCCACGGTCGAGGAGATCCTCGCCGACCCGCGCACCCTGACCAACGAGGAGATCGTCACCCGCACCGAGTACGCGTTGGCCGGCCGCTTCGCGACCATCCGTACCGTGGACGAGGTGACCGGCGCGATCCTCGCCGGCACCCGGAGCTGA
- a CDS encoding response regulator transcription factor produces the protein MGADPVAAVTGDRPIGVAIVDDHPVVVDGVRAWLATEPRLTVLATGDDPDEVLRAAPDADVVLLDLRLHGRMALDKLAELSAAGRRVVVYSEHTDPATMLAALDAGAVAFLAKHEGREHCVATVLAAASDRPYVPPALAGAMVGDPRPDRPMLSDKEREALLLWFQSMSKASVARRMQISEHTVKQYVDRARIKYTRAGRPAATKAALLARAIEDGLVRPEEIGIYRSQATHDRPTP, from the coding sequence ATGGGCGCAGACCCAGTGGCGGCGGTGACCGGCGACCGGCCGATCGGGGTGGCGATCGTCGACGACCACCCGGTGGTGGTCGACGGCGTACGCGCCTGGCTCGCCACCGAACCACGGCTGACGGTACTGGCAACCGGGGACGACCCGGACGAGGTGCTGCGGGCGGCGCCGGACGCCGACGTCGTCCTGCTCGACCTGCGGCTGCACGGGCGGATGGCGCTGGACAAGTTGGCCGAGCTGAGCGCCGCCGGGCGGCGGGTGGTGGTCTACTCGGAGCACACCGACCCCGCGACCATGCTCGCCGCGCTGGACGCCGGGGCGGTGGCGTTCCTGGCCAAGCACGAAGGTCGGGAGCACTGCGTGGCGACCGTGCTGGCCGCCGCGAGCGACCGGCCGTACGTGCCGCCCGCGCTGGCCGGGGCGATGGTCGGCGACCCACGGCCGGACCGGCCGATGCTGTCCGACAAGGAGCGGGAGGCGCTGCTGCTCTGGTTCCAGTCGATGTCCAAGGCGTCGGTGGCCCGTCGGATGCAGATCAGCGAGCACACCGTGAAGCAGTACGTCGACCGTGCGCGGATCAAGTACACCCGGGCGGGGCGGCCAGCCGCCACGAAGGCGGCATTACTCGCCCGCGCGATCGAGGACGGCCTCGTCCGCCCGGAGGAGATCGGCATCTACCGGTCACAGGCGACGCACGACCGGCCGACCCCCTAA
- a CDS encoding alkaline phosphatase D family protein encodes MIPVEDPRPAARLARRRFLTVTGAATALAFATNLPGGSSAAAATDKLHDDPFTLGIASGDPLPEAVVIWTRLAPRPYEPLGGMPYHAVEVEWQVATDERFRRIVRSGRATARPEYSYSVHVDVRGLQPSRQYWYRFKVGRYLSPVGRTRTTPAPGQRVDHLTFAVASCQAYTDGYYTAHQHIAAEDVDAVVFLGDYIYEYGISASGGLRNLAEPVPSQFRTEADTLDRYRLQYALYKSDPDLRAAHQAAPWIPTWDDHEVQDNYAGLISRTNAPVEDFLVRRASAYRAYWEHMPLRSPAPQGPNYMLYRRFTFGRLAELNVLDTRQYRADQASSDGWKVDSEERRDPARALAGAQQQRWLLDGVRTSHATWNLLANQVIMSRMDQDPTAGDLYNMDAWDGYAAEQKVTLDGLAMLRGRNPVVLTGDVHAAYALDMKRDFADPASQTYGVELVASSISSGGNGSEISATGQKFLDSNPHLKLVNERRGYLRVRLTERELRADYRAVPYVDRNDAPVKTISSFTVEAGNPGLHAA; translated from the coding sequence GTGATCCCAGTGGAAGACCCCAGACCGGCAGCCCGTCTGGCGCGGCGGCGGTTCCTGACCGTGACCGGTGCCGCCACGGCGCTCGCCTTCGCCACCAACCTGCCCGGTGGGTCGAGCGCGGCTGCCGCCACCGACAAGCTCCACGACGACCCGTTCACCCTCGGCATCGCCTCCGGCGACCCGCTGCCCGAAGCGGTGGTGATCTGGACCCGGTTGGCGCCGCGACCGTACGAGCCGTTGGGCGGCATGCCGTACCACGCCGTCGAGGTGGAGTGGCAGGTAGCCACCGACGAGCGGTTCCGGCGGATCGTCCGCTCCGGACGCGCGACCGCGCGACCCGAGTACAGCTACAGCGTGCACGTGGACGTGCGCGGCCTGCAGCCCAGCCGGCAGTATTGGTACCGCTTCAAGGTCGGCCGGTACCTCAGCCCGGTCGGTCGTACCCGCACCACCCCGGCACCCGGCCAGCGGGTCGACCACCTCACCTTCGCCGTCGCCTCCTGCCAGGCCTACACGGACGGCTACTACACGGCCCACCAGCACATCGCCGCCGAGGACGTCGACGCGGTGGTGTTCCTCGGTGACTACATCTACGAGTACGGCATCTCCGCCTCCGGCGGGCTGCGCAATCTCGCCGAGCCGGTGCCGAGCCAGTTCCGCACCGAGGCCGACACGCTCGACCGGTACCGCCTCCAGTACGCGCTCTACAAGTCCGACCCCGACCTGCGCGCGGCGCACCAGGCGGCACCGTGGATTCCCACCTGGGACGACCACGAGGTGCAGGACAACTACGCGGGCCTGATCTCCAGGACCAACGCCCCGGTCGAGGACTTCCTGGTCCGCAGGGCCAGCGCCTACCGGGCCTACTGGGAGCACATGCCGCTGCGCTCGCCGGCCCCGCAGGGACCCAACTACATGCTCTACCGCCGGTTCACCTTCGGGCGGCTGGCCGAGCTGAACGTGCTCGACACCCGTCAGTACCGCGCCGACCAGGCTTCGAGCGACGGCTGGAAGGTCGACTCCGAGGAGCGGCGGGACCCGGCCCGTGCCCTCGCCGGCGCCCAGCAGCAACGCTGGCTGCTGGACGGCGTCCGCACCTCCCACGCGACCTGGAACCTGCTCGCCAACCAGGTGATCATGAGCCGGATGGACCAGGACCCGACGGCCGGCGACCTGTACAACATGGATGCCTGGGACGGCTACGCCGCCGAGCAGAAGGTCACCCTCGACGGGCTCGCCATGCTGCGGGGACGCAACCCGGTCGTACTCACCGGCGATGTGCACGCCGCGTACGCGCTGGACATGAAGCGTGACTTCGCCGACCCGGCCTCGCAGACGTACGGCGTGGAACTCGTGGCGTCGTCGATCAGCAGCGGCGGCAACGGCAGCGAGATCTCCGCGACCGGGCAGAAGTTCCTCGACAGCAACCCGCACCTGAAGCTCGTCAACGAGCGGCGCGGCTACCTCAGGGTCCGGCTCACCGAGCGTGAGCTGCGAGCCGACTACCGGGCGGTGCCGTACGTCGACCGCAACGACGCGCCCGTCAAGACCATCAGCTCGTTCACCGTCGAGGCCGGCAATCCCGGCCTGCACGCGGCATGA
- a CDS encoding DUF3592 domain-containing protein, which yields MAGVLVACGFGNLNHRNDMVERGERATGAVLEQHGRQSLVSVHFTTRSGAEVTTWVGHSIWDAPSVGEEIDVIYDRADPIGSAYVAGDEPGLLSPILFLGGGPVLALAYAWWLRRSWNRLRSGAESWRGRHPVPRLGAAR from the coding sequence ATGGCAGGTGTCCTCGTGGCCTGCGGCTTCGGCAACTTGAATCACCGCAACGACATGGTGGAGCGCGGCGAACGGGCGACCGGGGCGGTGCTCGAACAGCACGGCCGGCAGTCGTTGGTGTCGGTCCACTTCACCACTCGAAGCGGTGCGGAGGTCACCACCTGGGTCGGCCACTCGATCTGGGACGCGCCGAGCGTCGGGGAGGAGATCGACGTGATCTACGATCGGGCCGACCCGATCGGAAGTGCCTACGTGGCGGGTGACGAACCGGGTTTGCTGTCCCCAATCCTCTTTCTGGGTGGCGGCCCGGTGCTGGCGCTGGCGTACGCGTGGTGGCTGCGGCGAAGCTGGAATCGACTGCGCAGCGGGGCGGAGTCGTGGCGCGGCCGCCACCCGGTACCCCGGCTCGGCGCAGCACGGTAG
- a CDS encoding VOC family protein, translating into MAHLGLVALLVREYDEAIDFYVGDLGFELVEDTARPDGSRWVVVRPAGARETALLLARGSTAEQQARVGDQTGGRVGLFLHTEDFARDHARMVAAGVRFLEEPRHEAYGSVAVFVDLYGNRWDLLQPAA; encoded by the coding sequence ATGGCACATCTGGGACTTGTCGCGCTACTGGTCAGGGAGTATGACGAGGCGATCGACTTCTACGTCGGCGACCTCGGGTTCGAGTTGGTGGAGGACACCGCCCGTCCGGACGGTTCACGTTGGGTGGTGGTCCGCCCAGCGGGCGCTCGGGAGACGGCGTTGCTGCTGGCCCGAGGAAGCACCGCCGAGCAGCAGGCCCGGGTCGGCGACCAGACCGGCGGGCGGGTCGGGCTGTTCCTCCACACCGAGGATTTCGCCCGGGACCACGCCCGGATGGTGGCCGCCGGGGTGCGTTTCCTGGAGGAGCCGCGGCACGAGGCGTACGGTTCGGTAGCGGTATTCGTCGATCTCTACGGCAACCGGTGGGACCTGCTCCAGCCCGCGGCCTAA
- a CDS encoding lysophospholipid acyltransferase family protein, protein MPELVYPPVIATAKTLFRLLDLKITIEGAHHVPRTGGAVLASNHVSYLDFIFAGLGANASGRLVRFMAKQSVFTHKISGPLMRGMRHIPVDRQAGAASFRAAVAALKRGEVVGVFPEATISQSLTVKELKSGTIRMARSAKVPVLPVALWGTQRLWTKGHPRTLTRRHTPITVLIGEPINPADFPDPNLLDAELKTRLNALVDRAQREYPDAPAGPDDTWWLPAHLGGSAPTPEEAAALDAADERRTASA, encoded by the coding sequence ATGCCGGAGCTCGTGTACCCGCCCGTTATCGCCACCGCCAAGACGTTGTTTCGCCTTCTCGACCTGAAGATCACCATTGAGGGCGCTCACCACGTTCCCCGCACCGGCGGGGCGGTGCTGGCCAGCAACCACGTCAGCTACCTCGACTTCATCTTCGCCGGTCTGGGTGCGAACGCGTCGGGTCGGCTGGTTCGGTTCATGGCCAAGCAGTCGGTCTTCACGCACAAGATCTCCGGGCCGCTGATGCGGGGGATGCGGCACATTCCGGTCGACCGGCAGGCCGGCGCGGCCTCGTTCCGCGCCGCCGTGGCCGCGCTCAAGCGCGGCGAGGTCGTCGGCGTCTTCCCCGAGGCGACGATCAGCCAGTCGCTGACCGTCAAGGAGCTCAAGAGCGGCACCATCCGGATGGCCCGCTCGGCGAAGGTGCCGGTATTGCCGGTCGCGCTGTGGGGCACCCAGCGGCTCTGGACCAAGGGTCACCCGCGCACGCTCACCCGCCGGCACACGCCGATCACCGTTCTGATCGGCGAGCCGATCAACCCGGCCGATTTCCCGGACCCGAACCTGCTCGACGCCGAGCTGAAGACCCGGCTCAACGCGCTCGTCGATCGGGCCCAGCGGGAGTACCCGGACGCGCCGGCCGGCCCGGACGACACCTGGTGGCTCCCCGCGCACCTGGGCGGCAGCGCGCCCACGCCGGAGGAGGCCGCCGCTCTGGACGCCGCCGACGAGCGCCGCACCGCCAGCGCCTGA
- a CDS encoding sensor histidine kinase: MPAVATQPVPPPPTLDNPAGGALGLIFTTMPALLRLTCGVIGAAVALSVHGPPVEPVVLLPVVAALTAWSVWYAHRALRHGINPALVAADVAITAATCLLIPVLVAPGVLPGEGSWIAVLASTTVINAQATAPARWSIPAGLLVVAAYATGAQAAGNSTEARAHAATLLVQTACTAMMATVMRRRIGRADRVFVEHQRLTREALVARAARDAERQQNRDLHDTVLGTLTMVGLGAVAGPSAAFRDRCATDLRTLVALTNVGPVAGDGPVPLDGRLRAVAGRLPELSAHLDLESCAVPAGVADAISESTYAALSNVVRHAPGARVTLRLSRDAIGVAVEVADDGPGFDPTTVPPHRYGLRESIRGRMAAVGGRADVQSAAGAGTRIRLEWPGVG, from the coding sequence ATGCCGGCCGTTGCCACCCAACCCGTGCCGCCGCCGCCCACCCTGGACAATCCGGCTGGTGGCGCGCTCGGCCTCATCTTCACCACGATGCCGGCCCTGCTGCGGCTGACCTGTGGTGTGATCGGCGCGGCGGTGGCCCTGTCGGTGCACGGCCCGCCGGTCGAGCCTGTCGTGTTGCTGCCGGTCGTCGCCGCATTGACCGCCTGGTCGGTCTGGTACGCGCACCGTGCGTTGCGTCATGGCATCAACCCGGCCCTGGTCGCCGCTGACGTCGCGATAACCGCGGCGACCTGCCTGCTCATCCCCGTGCTGGTGGCACCGGGGGTGCTGCCCGGCGAGGGCAGTTGGATCGCCGTGCTGGCCAGCACCACGGTGATCAACGCGCAGGCCACCGCCCCGGCGCGCTGGTCGATCCCGGCCGGGTTGCTCGTCGTCGCCGCGTACGCGACGGGCGCACAGGCGGCCGGCAACTCCACCGAGGCTCGGGCGCACGCGGCCACGCTGCTGGTGCAGACCGCCTGCACGGCCATGATGGCGACGGTGATGCGCCGACGGATCGGCCGCGCGGACCGCGTGTTCGTCGAGCATCAACGGTTGACCCGGGAGGCGTTGGTCGCACGGGCCGCCCGCGACGCCGAACGCCAGCAGAATCGCGACCTGCACGACACGGTGCTCGGCACGCTCACCATGGTGGGGCTCGGCGCGGTGGCCGGCCCTTCCGCCGCGTTCCGCGACCGGTGCGCCACCGACCTGCGTACCCTCGTCGCGCTCACCAACGTCGGCCCGGTGGCCGGCGACGGCCCGGTGCCGTTGGACGGGCGGTTGCGGGCGGTGGCGGGCCGGCTGCCCGAGCTGTCGGCGCACCTGGACCTGGAGTCGTGCGCGGTCCCGGCCGGTGTGGCCGACGCGATCAGCGAGAGCACCTACGCGGCGCTGTCCAACGTGGTCCGCCACGCACCGGGGGCGCGGGTCACGCTGCGGCTGAGCCGGGACGCGATCGGCGTCGCGGTCGAGGTCGCCGACGACGGCCCCGGCTTCGACCCGACCACCGTCCCACCCCACCGGTACGGGTTGCGCGAGTCGATCCGCGGCCGGATGGCGGCGGTCGGTGGGCGGGCCGACGTGCAGTCGGCAGCCGGAGCGGGCACCCGGATTCGCCTGGAGTGGCCCGGTGTCGGCTGA
- a CDS encoding VOC family protein, whose product MFRSPQVILFSEDVSRAAEFYVGLGFTETFRVPVEGEPIHIDLVLDGYKIGIASVASTRDDHGLDPVPQGQRAAVILWTDDTAGAYAELTANGAPALAAPHRWLDRLLIAWTADPDGNPIQIVQQQ is encoded by the coding sequence ATGTTCCGCAGTCCTCAGGTGATCCTGTTCAGCGAGGACGTCTCCCGCGCCGCCGAGTTCTACGTCGGTCTCGGCTTCACCGAGACCTTCCGGGTGCCGGTCGAGGGCGAGCCGATCCACATCGATCTCGTGCTCGACGGCTACAAGATCGGCATCGCCTCGGTGGCCTCCACCCGCGATGATCACGGGCTCGACCCCGTACCTCAGGGCCAGCGGGCCGCGGTGATCCTCTGGACCGACGACACCGCCGGCGCGTACGCCGAACTCACGGCGAACGGCGCTCCCGCCCTGGCCGCACCACACCGATGGCTCGATCGCCTGCTGATCGCCTGGACGGCCGATCCGGACGGCAATCCGATCCAGATCGTCCAGCAGCAATAA
- a CDS encoding discoidin domain-containing protein, translating to MTRTLWRRLVGLSRGRKAAVAGAVIALVAIGGTAPAVAGRPAPTRLSLASDVSLVQVNPIPCANQGFQLQFGNTGRSDVYADAFLEVKAPLTLSRNLVSSYLPAGYTLKVPITVTAPRGTAPGKYTITVRSGERRLSVPVEVAPGPVDTTGNLARYVPVTASSENLPTYPACGAVDGDRDSNHWATTTGWNDANKGSFPDWLQVTFDQPEKIGRVDVYTLDSTKYPAARYGLRDWDVQVRVGEDWQTVAQVRGNVAGLVSSTFTPVTATAFRVVTLASNETAGYSRVVELEAYAS from the coding sequence ATGACACGTACTCTCTGGCGCCGGCTCGTCGGCCTGTCCCGCGGCCGAAAGGCCGCTGTCGCCGGTGCCGTCATCGCCCTGGTGGCGATCGGCGGCACGGCCCCCGCGGTCGCCGGCCGACCCGCCCCGACCCGGTTGAGCCTCGCCTCCGACGTCAGCCTGGTGCAGGTCAACCCGATTCCCTGCGCGAACCAGGGTTTCCAGCTCCAGTTCGGCAACACCGGGCGCTCGGACGTCTACGCCGACGCGTTCCTTGAGGTGAAGGCGCCGCTGACGCTGTCCAGGAACCTGGTCTCCAGCTACCTGCCCGCCGGCTACACGCTCAAGGTGCCGATCACGGTGACCGCGCCCCGGGGCACCGCCCCCGGCAAATACACGATCACCGTCCGGTCCGGTGAGCGTCGGCTGTCGGTGCCGGTGGAGGTCGCGCCCGGACCGGTCGACACCACCGGCAACCTCGCCAGGTACGTGCCGGTGACGGCATCCTCGGAGAACCTGCCCACCTACCCGGCGTGTGGTGCGGTGGACGGCGACCGCGACTCGAACCACTGGGCAACCACGACCGGCTGGAACGACGCGAACAAGGGTTCCTTCCCCGACTGGCTCCAGGTGACGTTCGACCAGCCCGAGAAGATCGGCCGGGTCGACGTCTACACGCTCGACTCCACCAAGTACCCGGCCGCCAGGTACGGCCTGCGCGACTGGGACGTCCAGGTGCGGGTCGGCGAGGACTGGCAGACCGTCGCCCAGGTACGCGGCAACGTCGCCGGCCTGGTCAGCTCGACCTTCACGCCGGTCACCGCGACCGCGTTCCGGGTCGTCACGCTGGCCAGCAACGAGACCGCCGGCTACTCGCGGGTGGTGGAACTCGAGGCGTACGCCTCCTGA
- a CDS encoding PPOX class F420-dependent oxidoreductase: MTATLSDNARVLVDGPNPAVLATVNPDGGPQTSVVWVIRDGDDVLISTESGRRKEKNLRREPRASLTVVDRNDAGQYIEVRGRVSVTEDIGRTVAAQLAEKYEGPGAGEEYRQLPADVVRVVVRLTPDRVLGSAAR; this comes from the coding sequence ATGACCGCGACGCTCAGTGACAACGCCCGGGTACTCGTAGACGGCCCGAACCCTGCGGTGCTCGCCACCGTCAACCCGGATGGTGGTCCGCAGACCTCGGTGGTGTGGGTCATTCGGGACGGCGACGACGTGCTGATCTCGACGGAGTCCGGCCGACGCAAGGAGAAGAACCTGCGGCGCGAACCGCGGGCGAGCCTGACCGTAGTCGACCGGAACGACGCCGGGCAGTACATCGAGGTACGCGGCCGGGTCAGCGTGACCGAGGACATCGGCCGGACGGTGGCGGCTCAGCTGGCCGAGAAGTACGAGGGCCCGGGCGCGGGCGAGGAGTACCGGCAGTTGCCAGCGGACGTCGTACGGGTGGTGGTTCGGTTGACTCCCGACCGGGTTCTCGGTAGCGCAGCCCGCTGA
- a CDS encoding SigE family RNA polymerase sigma factor, whose amino-acid sequence MTFEEYAFARTSALVRLARLLTDDEHRAEDLVQDVLARAYARWGRISRTDRPDAYVRRMLVNAHNSWWRRRSSREISVAAVIDWAGAEDEASVVAERDALWRLVCDLPARQRTVIVLRYYEDLDDTMIAEILGCSSGTVRTHARRALAALRKRQEAPTPARAGEY is encoded by the coding sequence GTGACGTTCGAGGAGTACGCGTTCGCTCGCACTTCGGCGCTGGTGCGGCTCGCCCGACTGCTGACCGATGACGAGCACCGAGCCGAGGACCTGGTTCAGGATGTTCTGGCCAGGGCGTACGCCCGCTGGGGGCGTATTTCCCGGACGGATCGGCCGGACGCGTACGTCCGTCGGATGCTCGTCAATGCCCACAACTCGTGGTGGCGTCGGCGCAGCAGCCGGGAGATCTCCGTCGCGGCGGTGATCGATTGGGCAGGCGCCGAGGACGAGGCCAGCGTGGTCGCCGAGCGCGATGCGCTGTGGCGGCTCGTCTGCGATCTGCCGGCGCGTCAGCGCACGGTGATCGTTCTTCGCTACTACGAGGATCTTGACGACACGATGATCGCCGAGATCCTCGGCTGTTCGTCCGGCACAGTTCGCACACACGCGAGGCGTGCCCTGGCGGCGCTGCGCAAGCGGCAGGAAGCACCGACCCCCGCACGGGCAGGAGAGTACTGA
- a CDS encoding alpha/beta hydrolase gives MEPDVLGPPYERQTIDLGTDDEGPVVATLVRRRAERPTGRAVLYVHGFVDYFFQTHLADFYVERGWDFYALDLRKYGRSLLPGQTPNFCRDISDYFPELDAAAEIIRSDDGHDTLLAMGHSTGGLILSLWADARRDTGTIDGLVLNSPFFDLNAPWAVRRPLAAAASRLGRRAPHRILPFGLGTVYGESIHTDHRGEWTYDLAWKPLAGFPVRAGWLNAIRTGQRRLRAGLDIQVPVLLACSTRSYRGTKWHDNATLADAVLDVEHMVRYAPRLGRHVTLARFDGGMHDLVLSGPAVRRKVFDEVGRWAEAFLAAGPTAPADAATVDAAGAATPGG, from the coding sequence GTGGAACCGGACGTGTTGGGACCGCCGTACGAGCGGCAGACGATCGACCTGGGCACCGATGACGAAGGGCCTGTCGTCGCGACCCTGGTCCGGCGTCGGGCCGAGCGCCCCACCGGGCGGGCCGTTCTCTACGTGCACGGCTTCGTCGACTACTTCTTCCAGACCCACCTGGCCGACTTCTACGTCGAGCGTGGCTGGGACTTCTACGCACTCGACCTGCGCAAATACGGTCGCAGCCTGCTCCCCGGCCAGACGCCGAACTTCTGCCGCGACATCAGCGACTACTTCCCCGAGCTGGACGCCGCTGCCGAGATCATCCGCTCCGACGACGGACACGACACCCTGCTGGCGATGGGCCACTCCACCGGCGGCCTGATCCTCTCGCTCTGGGCGGACGCCCGCCGCGACACCGGCACCATCGACGGCCTGGTGCTCAACAGCCCGTTCTTCGACCTCAACGCCCCCTGGGCGGTGCGCCGACCCCTCGCGGCCGCCGCGTCCCGGCTGGGCCGCAGGGCGCCGCACCGCATCCTGCCGTTCGGGCTGGGCACGGTGTACGGCGAGAGCATCCACACCGACCACCGCGGCGAGTGGACCTATGACCTGGCGTGGAAGCCGCTGGCCGGGTTCCCGGTCCGGGCCGGCTGGCTGAACGCGATCCGCACCGGTCAACGCCGGCTACGCGCTGGTCTGGACATCCAGGTGCCGGTGCTGCTGGCCTGCTCGACCCGCTCCTACCGGGGCACCAAATGGCACGACAACGCGACTCTGGCCGACGCCGTGCTGGACGTCGAGCACATGGTCCGGTACGCGCCTCGCCTCGGCCGCCACGTCACCCTGGCCCGCTTCGACGGTGGGATGCACGACCTCGTGCTCTCCGGCCCCGCCGTACGACGGAAGGTCTTCGACGAGGTCGGTCGCTGGGCCGAAGCGTTCCTCGCCGCCGGTCCCACCGCCCCGGCCGACGCGGCTACCGTCGACGCGGCAGGTGCGGCGACGCCCGGCGGCTGA